One window from the genome of Dermacentor albipictus isolate Rhodes 1998 colony unplaced genomic scaffold, USDA_Dalb.pri_finalv2 scaffold_28, whole genome shotgun sequence encodes:
- the LOC135913881 gene encoding adult-specific rigid cuticular protein 15.7-like: MWKAAISSALFFAVLANAGTLRGGYGGGAVGGLGAVGVGTAVGYAGRGYLAGGGGGYYGGAYEDNRPRPYSFGYVAQGADGSSSRQEVGDGSGSVQGVYTLSTPEGGQRKVKYTADAAGFRAVVDTNEPGTQSESPADVALRSSSPPAYLLASKYGAAGSYAGARPRVVYGGTAGLYGAGAAGYGAAGLYGGLAGRGLGVYAGVGVLGKHGGGVGWH; encoded by the exons ATGTGGAAG GCAGCGATCTCATCCGCCCTCTTCTTCGCCGTCCTGGCCAACGCCGGTACTCTCCGCGGTGGATACGGTGGCGGTGCTGTCGGCGGTCTCGGAGCAGTCGGCGTTGGAACCGCAGTCGGCTACGCCGGACGTGGCTACCTCGCCGGTGGCGGTGGAGGATACTATGGAGGA GCCTACGAAGACAACAGGCCGAGGCCGTACAGCTTCGGCTACGTCGCTCAGGGAGCGGACGGGTCCAGCTCTCGCCAGGAGGTCGGCGATGGCAGCGGCAGCGTCCAGGGAGTGTACACCCTGAGCACGCCGGAAGGTGGCCAGCGGAAGGTCAAGTACACGGCCGACGCGGCAGGCTTCCGCGCCGTCGTCGACACCAACGAGCCAGGCACGCAGAGCGAGAGCCCCGCCGACGTGGCCCTGCGGTCGTCCTCGCCGCCGGCCTACCTGCTCGCGTCCAAGTACGGCGCCGCCGGGTCGTACGCCGGGGCCAGACCGCGAGTTGTGTACGGGGGCACCGCCGGCCTGTACGGAGCGGGCGCCGCCGGATACGGGGCTGCTGGCCTTTACGGGGGCCTCGCAGGCCGAGGACTCGGAGTGTACGCCGGTGTCGGGgtgctcggaaagcacggcggtGGCGTCGGCTGGCACTAG